A stretch of Candidatus Sphingomonas phytovorans DNA encodes these proteins:
- a CDS encoding pyridoxamine 5'-phosphate oxidase family protein yields the protein MSGTTIDSIAALEDVIGKTPPTMDLKVIDHLDRGALRWIAESPLMFAGFGDGSGAGITLAGGTPGFASGDAGELRVPLRFIDDATGLQAGAPFGALFLIPGIRETLRVNGRVVAVGADDVRIDVEECYGHCAKALIRSDFWSAAPVDIAPDAAAFIAASRFMALATIGAEGHADLSPKGDPANCMARLDQDMLWFADRPGNRRVDSFRNIVAQPRVALALILPGSPMVATIRGTATLTTDAAARMRFAVQGKTPLLAIGVSDMTVDLRRSAALARACLWPAPAEPPAIDPAALFLDHIKLNRDTGLGARLAVAALAVPGVAGLLKKGLEKDYKDNLY from the coding sequence ATGAGCGGAACGACCATCGACAGCATCGCCGCGCTTGAGGATGTCATCGGCAAGACCCCGCCGACGATGGATCTGAAGGTCATCGACCATCTCGACCGGGGGGCGCTTCGCTGGATCGCAGAGTCGCCGCTGATGTTCGCCGGATTCGGCGACGGATCGGGCGCCGGCATCACGCTGGCGGGTGGCACGCCGGGGTTCGCGAGCGGCGATGCCGGCGAGTTGCGCGTACCGCTACGCTTCATCGACGACGCGACAGGGTTGCAGGCCGGGGCACCGTTCGGCGCACTGTTCCTCATTCCCGGCATCCGCGAGACGTTGCGCGTCAACGGCAGGGTGGTGGCGGTCGGAGCTGACGACGTCCGTATCGACGTCGAGGAATGCTATGGCCATTGCGCCAAGGCGCTGATCCGGTCCGATTTCTGGTCGGCGGCCCCTGTCGACATCGCGCCGGACGCCGCCGCCTTCATCGCCGCCAGCCGGTTCATGGCGCTGGCGACGATCGGCGCCGAGGGTCATGCCGATCTGAGCCCGAAGGGCGACCCGGCCAACTGCATGGCGCGGCTCGATCAGGACATGCTCTGGTTCGCCGACCGGCCAGGCAACCGGCGGGTCGACAGCTTCCGCAACATCGTCGCCCAGCCCCGGGTTGCGCTGGCGTTGATCCTCCCCGGATCGCCGATGGTCGCCACCATCCGCGGGACGGCGACGCTGACGACCGACGCGGCGGCGCGCATGCGGTTCGCGGTACAGGGCAAGACGCCGCTGCTCGCGATCGGCGTATCCGACATGACAGTCGATCTTCGCCGAAGCGCGGCGCTGGCACGGGCATGCCTGTGGCCGGCCCCGGCCGAGCCCCCCGCGATCGATCCGGCGGCCCTGTTCCTCGACCATATCAAGCTCAACCGCGACACCGGCCTCGGCGCGAGGCTGGCGGTCGCCGCGCTGGCGGTCCCGGGGGTCGCCGGCCTGCTGAAGAAGGGGCTCGAGAAGGACTATAAGGACAATCTCTACTGA
- a CDS encoding nuclear transport factor 2 family protein, which produces MDDRAARSALKRHWDASDASDFEAEHEIYHEDAVLDYPQSGERIRGRRNIQESRCAQPNKKRFAVRRIVGSGDLWVTEFVLTYDGKPSYVVSIMEFRETLVAHETQYFADRFEPGPTRAHLVERLT; this is translated from the coding sequence ATGGACGATCGAGCAGCGCGCTCGGCGCTGAAGCGTCATTGGGATGCGTCGGACGCCAGCGATTTCGAGGCCGAACACGAAATCTACCACGAGGATGCCGTCCTCGATTATCCGCAATCGGGCGAGCGAATCCGCGGACGACGCAACATTCAGGAGAGTCGATGCGCCCAGCCAAACAAGAAACGCTTCGCGGTGCGACGAATAGTGGGGAGCGGCGACCTCTGGGTAACTGAGTTCGTCCTGACCTATGACGGCAAGCCGTCCTATGTCGTGAGCATCATGGAGTTCCGCGAAACGCTGGTAGCGCACGAAACTCAGTATTTCGCCGATCGATTCGAGCCAGGCCCAACGCGCGCGCACCTCGTCGAGCGACTTACGTAA
- a CDS encoding helix-turn-helix transcriptional regulator produces MKNRLKVLRAERDWSQSDLADRLEVSRQSVNAIETGRYDPSLPLAFKIAELFGLSIEQIFTSPSRENDQ; encoded by the coding sequence ATGAAGAACCGCCTCAAGGTGCTCCGCGCCGAGCGCGACTGGAGCCAGAGCGATCTCGCCGACCGGCTCGAGGTATCGCGCCAGAGCGTCAACGCGATCGAGACCGGCCGTTACGACCCGTCGCTCCCCCTCGCCTTCAAGATCGCTGAGTTGTTCGGGCTCTCGATCGAACAGATCTTCACCAGCCCTTCCAGGGAGAATGATCAATGA
- a CDS encoding VOC family protein, which produces MKYLHTMIRVTDPDATIRFFTLLGLEEVRRMESQQGRFTLIFLAAPGEEGIAEVELTHNWDPEDYSGGRNFGHLAYRVDNIYETCQRLMDAGVTINRPPRDGHMAFVRTPDNISVELLQDGHLPPAEPWASMPNTGVW; this is translated from the coding sequence ATGAAATATCTGCACACCATGATCCGCGTCACCGACCCAGACGCGACGATCCGTTTCTTCACCCTGCTCGGGCTGGAGGAGGTGCGGCGGATGGAGAGCCAGCAGGGCCGTTTCACCCTGATCTTCCTTGCCGCCCCGGGCGAAGAAGGTATCGCCGAGGTCGAGCTGACCCATAATTGGGACCCGGAGGACTATTCGGGCGGCCGTAATTTCGGGCATCTCGCGTACCGCGTCGACAATATCTACGAGACCTGCCAGCGGCTGATGGACGCCGGCGTGACGATCAACCGCCCTCCGCGCGACGGCCATATGGCGTTCGTGCGCACCCCCGACAATATCTCGGTCGAGCTGCTCCAGGACGGCCACCTGCCGCCGGCCGAACCCTGGGCATCGATGCCGAACACGGGCGTCTGGTGA
- a CDS encoding nitronate monooxygenase, protein MGAATRAFLAMTGARLPLVQAPMANFAGTELAIAAMGAGAIGSLPCAVLDAGVVVTQAATVRAAAKGPLNLNFFCHTLGPAPDETAWRATLSPFYADEGVAPPTDAPPLRRPFDAAMADAVRTVRPEIVSFHFGLPDEDLLERVKATGALVFGCATNVAEARWLAERGCDAVIAQGFEAGGHAGYFLAGHRPVGLIALVPQIADAVHVPVIAAGGIADARGVAAAMALGAAAVQVGTAYLRTPEARPSAALRHRMETATADDSVFTNLFSGGLARGLRNRAIDTLGAVNDTAPPFPYASAALAPLRAHAESEGRGDYSPLWSGQGVALASADSAAALTDRLGNAALSSGSL, encoded by the coding sequence ATGGGCGCGGCGACCCGCGCGTTTCTGGCGATGACCGGCGCGCGCCTGCCGCTGGTGCAGGCGCCGATGGCCAATTTCGCCGGAACTGAGCTGGCGATCGCGGCGATGGGCGCAGGCGCCATCGGCTCGCTACCCTGTGCGGTCCTCGATGCGGGCGTCGTGGTCACGCAGGCGGCGACGGTGCGCGCGGCCGCCAAGGGTCCGCTCAACCTCAACTTCTTCTGCCACACGCTTGGTCCGGCACCCGACGAGACGGCATGGCGCGCGACATTGTCGCCCTTTTATGCGGATGAAGGTGTCGCCCCGCCGACCGACGCTCCGCCGCTTCGCCGCCCATTCGATGCTGCGATGGCCGATGCGGTGCGCACCGTCCGACCCGAGATCGTCAGCTTCCATTTCGGCCTGCCTGACGAGGATCTGCTAGAGCGGGTCAAGGCAACCGGCGCGCTTGTCTTCGGCTGCGCGACCAATGTCGCGGAGGCGCGCTGGCTTGCCGAACGCGGCTGCGACGCCGTGATCGCCCAGGGGTTCGAGGCGGGCGGCCATGCCGGCTATTTCCTGGCGGGCCATCGGCCGGTCGGGCTGATCGCCCTCGTCCCGCAGATCGCGGATGCGGTTCATGTCCCGGTGATCGCGGCCGGCGGCATCGCCGATGCGCGTGGCGTGGCCGCGGCAATGGCGCTCGGCGCCGCGGCTGTGCAGGTCGGCACCGCCTATCTTCGCACGCCCGAAGCCCGGCCAAGCGCTGCGCTGCGCCACCGGATGGAGACAGCGACGGCCGACGACAGCGTCTTCACCAACCTGTTTAGCGGGGGCCTCGCACGCGGCCTGCGCAACCGGGCGATCGACACACTCGGCGCGGTGAACGACACCGCCCCGCCCTTTCCCTATGCCAGCGCCGCGCTGGCGCCGCTCCGCGCGCATGCTGAAAGCGAAGGGCGCGGGGACTATTCGCCCTTGTGGAGCGGCCAGGGCGTGGCGCTTGCCAGTGCCGACTCCGCCGCTGCGTTGACCGACCGCCTGGGCAACGCCGCCCTCTCTTCCGGGAGCCTTTGA
- a CDS encoding GNAT family N-acetyltransferase — translation MIETSKLILRPHRLEDFEPWFAMYGDEELFRFIGVPKLSREDAWNRLLRYAGHWSLLGYGLFAVLDRTSGAFLGEVGLADFHRGLGDEFDPFPEGAWIMARATHGRGLALEAVTAAHDWIDRVRAPARTVCIINPENAASLRLAAKLGYREFDRASYKDRVCVMLARTASVPC, via the coding sequence ATGATCGAGACATCCAAGCTGATTCTGCGGCCGCACCGCCTTGAGGATTTCGAGCCGTGGTTCGCCATGTATGGCGACGAGGAGCTGTTCCGCTTCATCGGCGTGCCGAAGCTGTCGCGCGAGGATGCGTGGAACCGGCTGCTGCGCTATGCTGGCCATTGGTCGTTGCTTGGCTATGGCCTGTTCGCGGTGCTTGACCGGACGAGCGGCGCGTTTCTGGGCGAGGTGGGGCTGGCCGATTTTCATCGCGGGCTGGGCGACGAGTTCGATCCCTTCCCGGAGGGCGCCTGGATCATGGCGCGCGCGACGCACGGACGGGGGCTTGCGCTTGAGGCGGTGACGGCGGCGCATGACTGGATCGACCGGGTCCGCGCACCCGCCCGCACCGTGTGCATCATCAATCCGGAAAATGCCGCCTCGCTACGGCTGGCCGCCAAGCTCGGTTATCGCGAGTTCGATCGCGCTTCCTACAAGGACAGGGTCTGCGTAATGCTGGCGCGGACGGCATCGGTGCCGTGCTGA
- a CDS encoding alpha/beta hydrolase — protein MNPATKGRLIAAIALPLLLLDAFPSHAEPVQASVAATAAETMDHISIVVTGRGSPVFLIPGLSSPRAVWDGVVPELAKAHRVYLVQVNGFGGDAPGANLKPGILDGIVADLDGYIARNKIEGAAIVGHSLGGLVGLIYAKAHPGHLSRLMIVDSLPFYGMMFGPTATVAMVEPQGKAMRDQITATYGKPANPAAAEAIANHLALKPESRARVKAWVMAADPRVTGAAMYEDLTTDLRPDLAAIRTPVTLVYPWSTAVPKPIADALYKGAYGPVPAMTYVDIGDAAHFVMLDQPAAFAAALKAFVEAK, from the coding sequence ATGAACCCCGCCACCAAAGGCCGGCTGATCGCTGCCATCGCCCTCCCGCTGCTCCTGCTCGACGCCTTCCCCTCCCATGCCGAGCCGGTACAGGCAAGCGTCGCCGCCACGGCCGCCGAGACGATGGACCATATCTCGATCGTGGTAACCGGCAGGGGATCGCCGGTCTTCCTCATCCCGGGCCTGTCCTCCCCCCGCGCCGTATGGGACGGGGTGGTGCCTGAACTGGCGAAGGCTCACCGCGTCTATCTCGTCCAGGTCAACGGCTTTGGCGGCGACGCGCCGGGCGCGAACCTGAAACCGGGCATCCTCGACGGCATCGTCGCCGATCTCGACGGCTATATCGCGCGTAACAAGATCGAGGGCGCGGCGATTGTCGGCCATTCGCTCGGCGGCCTTGTCGGGCTGATATATGCCAAGGCGCATCCCGGCCACCTGTCGCGGCTGATGATCGTCGATTCACTGCCTTTCTACGGTATGATGTTCGGCCCGACCGCCACGGTCGCGATGGTCGAGCCGCAAGGCAAGGCGATGCGCGACCAGATTACGGCTACCTATGGCAAGCCAGCCAATCCGGCGGCCGCCGAGGCGATAGCGAACCACCTCGCGCTCAAGCCGGAGTCGCGGGCCAGGGTGAAGGCATGGGTGATGGCGGCCGATCCGCGCGTCACCGGCGCCGCGATGTACGAGGACCTGACGACCGACCTTCGCCCCGACCTTGCCGCGATCAGGACGCCGGTCACCCTAGTCTATCCGTGGAGCACGGCCGTTCCCAAGCCAATAGCCGACGCGCTGTACAAGGGCGCCTATGGACCAGTGCCGGCGATGACCTATGTCGACATCGGCGACGCCGCGCATTTCGTGATGCTCGACCAGCCCGCTGCCTTCGCCGCGGCGCTCAAGGCCTTCGTGGAAGCGAAATAG
- a CDS encoding alpha/beta hydrolase encodes MTDPVPTRPALAYHLTEGAGPTIIFLPGYASDMTGSKATALEAWAKAAGRSFLRFDYAGCGQSEGVFEEQTLAGWRDDVLEMVDRTVAGPVVLVGSSMGGWLMLLVARDRPDRVAGLVGIAPAPDFTDWGFTTDEKLALLQNGRIERPSIYADQPTVYTSRFWQSGEANRLMFGEIAVNGPVRLLQGQADLDVPWHRTVRLAELLRSADVQTLLVKDGDHRLSRDADIALLIRAVEDVIQRL; translated from the coding sequence ATGACTGACCCCGTGCCCACCCGCCCCGCCCTCGCCTATCACCTGACCGAAGGCGCCGGCCCGACGATCATCTTCCTGCCCGGCTATGCGTCCGACATGACCGGCAGCAAGGCCACCGCGCTCGAGGCTTGGGCGAAGGCGGCCGGGCGCTCGTTCCTGCGGTTCGACTATGCCGGATGCGGGCAGAGCGAGGGCGTGTTCGAGGAACAGACTCTGGCCGGCTGGCGCGACGACGTGCTCGAAATGGTCGACCGGACGGTCGCCGGACCCGTCGTCCTGGTCGGATCGTCGATGGGCGGCTGGCTGATGCTGCTCGTCGCGCGCGACCGGCCTGATCGGGTGGCGGGACTGGTCGGCATCGCGCCGGCGCCCGATTTCACCGACTGGGGCTTCACCACCGACGAGAAGCTGGCGCTGCTGCAGAATGGCAGGATCGAACGGCCGTCGATCTATGCCGACCAGCCGACCGTCTACACGTCGCGCTTCTGGCAATCGGGCGAGGCGAACCGGCTGATGTTCGGCGAGATCGCCGTCAATGGCCCGGTGCGGCTGCTCCAGGGCCAGGCCGATCTCGACGTGCCGTGGCACCGCACCGTTCGGCTTGCCGAACTGTTGCGTTCAGCCGATGTGCAGACTCTGCTCGTCAAGGACGGCGACCACCGCCTCTCGCGCGATGCCGATATCGCGCTGCTCATCCGGGCGGTCGAGGATGTGATCCAACGCCTATGA
- a CDS encoding GNAT family N-acetyltransferase, translating into MLIETARLTIRPWLPRDLPGWAAINADADVRQFYYPALLTREESDAEIDQCQKHLNDHGFAFLAVERRDDQALVGGAGLSWTDDLPGGPAVEIGWILARRFWRQGYAREASQAWLAHAWSIGLERVVGYTSTINRPSRALMETLGMSRNAADDFADPTVPSGDPLSPHVLYQIDRPS; encoded by the coding sequence GTGCTGATCGAGACGGCGCGCCTGACGATCCGTCCCTGGCTGCCGCGCGACCTGCCCGGCTGGGCCGCGATCAACGCGGATGCCGATGTACGGCAATTCTATTACCCGGCGCTCCTGACGCGAGAGGAATCCGACGCTGAAATCGACCAGTGCCAGAAGCACCTGAACGATCATGGCTTCGCCTTTCTCGCGGTCGAGCGGCGCGACGATCAGGCGCTGGTCGGCGGTGCGGGCCTCTCCTGGACTGACGACCTGCCCGGTGGCCCTGCCGTCGAGATCGGGTGGATATTGGCGCGGCGATTCTGGCGGCAGGGCTATGCCCGGGAAGCGAGTCAGGCATGGCTCGCGCATGCCTGGTCCATCGGGCTGGAGCGCGTGGTGGGCTATACCTCGACGATCAACCGCCCGTCGCGCGCGCTTATGGAAACGCTCGGCATGTCGCGGAATGCGGCGGACGATTTCGCCGACCCCACCGTACCGTCGGGCGATCCGCTTTCTCCGCATGTGCTCTATCAGATCGACAGGCCGTCCTGA
- a CDS encoding PepSY-associated TM helix domain-containing protein, whose protein sequence is MTDTRTAPAGARKPIWPKVPADFVRAVLKGHSALGLAFAAVIYLVCLTGSIAVFAHEFERWEHAGAPRIDSASPAAVQAALAEAVGRAGPGIEHGYIQMPGPDLPRLLVSIDTARGNQAWIADAEGRLVAEGKTPWTEFLTRLHINLHLPRTWGIFLVGLTGVALLSSLISGLLAHPRIFRDAFHLRLGGSRRLQEADLHNRLGVWALPFHVTVSLTGAVLGLTTLIVGVLGMALFQGDVGKVYALFVPAEPKEDARPAPVIDLQPMFAQVARLAPGARTDLILIEHPTERGSAALFNVDRGGGHLSKTDAYAFRRDGTLYHAKHAAANNLGEQILASIGTLHFGWFGGGIVKIGYALLGLGLTYLAASGVTIWLARRRDKGRPAPGWERVWTSVVWGQPAALALAALAAIALHPGMTALIWVWGVVTLLALAASALTAVRPLAKALALIAGAAAALTAILHAVLLPGSDPVAWAVDAGLLLTAAALGWRAMAGERRTA, encoded by the coding sequence GGCGGATTTCGTGCGCGCGGTGCTGAAGGGTCACAGCGCGCTCGGCCTCGCTTTCGCGGCGGTGATCTATCTCGTCTGCCTGACCGGCAGCATCGCGGTGTTCGCGCACGAATTCGAGCGCTGGGAGCATGCCGGCGCACCGCGCATCGATTCAGCCTCGCCCGCAGCGGTGCAAGCCGCGCTGGCCGAGGCGGTGGGCCGCGCCGGACCGGGCATCGAGCATGGCTATATCCAGATGCCCGGCCCGGACCTGCCGCGATTGCTGGTCAGCATCGATACGGCCAGGGGCAACCAGGCCTGGATCGCCGATGCCGAAGGTCGGCTGGTGGCTGAAGGCAAGACACCCTGGACCGAGTTCCTGACCCGCCTCCACATCAACCTGCATCTGCCAAGGACCTGGGGAATCTTCCTCGTCGGGCTGACCGGCGTGGCGCTGCTCTCCTCGCTCATCTCGGGCCTGCTCGCGCATCCGCGCATCTTCCGCGATGCGTTTCACCTCCGGCTGGGCGGATCGAGGCGATTGCAGGAGGCCGACCTGCACAACCGGCTCGGCGTCTGGGCTCTTCCCTTCCATGTCACCGTGTCGCTGACCGGCGCGGTGCTCGGCCTCACGACGCTGATCGTCGGGGTGCTTGGCATGGCGCTGTTCCAGGGCGATGTCGGCAAGGTCTATGCCCTGTTCGTCCCCGCCGAGCCAAAGGAAGATGCCCGCCCTGCCCCGGTGATCGACCTTCAGCCGATGTTCGCCCAGGTCGCGCGGCTGGCACCGGGCGCGCGCACCGACCTGATCCTGATCGAGCACCCGACCGAACGGGGCAGCGCCGCGCTGTTCAACGTCGACCGGGGCGGCGGACACCTGTCGAAGACCGATGCCTATGCCTTTCGCCGCGACGGCACGCTCTACCATGCCAAGCATGCGGCCGCGAACAATCTGGGCGAGCAGATCCTGGCGTCGATCGGGACGCTTCACTTCGGCTGGTTCGGCGGCGGGATCGTCAAGATCGGCTATGCGCTGCTTGGCCTCGGCCTCACCTATCTGGCGGCGAGCGGCGTCACCATCTGGCTCGCGCGCCGCCGCGACAAAGGCCGCCCGGCACCCGGCTGGGAACGCGTGTGGACGAGCGTGGTCTGGGGCCAGCCAGCGGCTCTCGCCCTGGCGGCGCTGGCCGCCATCGCACTTCACCCCGGCATGACCGCGCTGATCTGGGTCTGGGGCGTCGTCACCCTGCTGGCGCTCGCCGCATCGGCATTGACGGCCGTCCGCCCGCTGGCGAAAGCTCTGGCGCTCATTGCCGGGGCTGCCGCCGCGCTCACCGCGATCCTCCATGCAGTGCTGCTTCCCGGCAGCGATCCGGTCGCCTGGGCAGTCGATGCGGGCCTGTTGCTGACGGCCGCCGCGCTCGGCTGGCGCGCCATGGCGGGAGAGCGGAGGACGGCATGA